One region of Triticum aestivum cultivar Chinese Spring chromosome 6B, IWGSC CS RefSeq v2.1, whole genome shotgun sequence genomic DNA includes:
- the LOC123136537 gene encoding ubiquitin fusion degradation protein 1 homolog codes for MNMYFEGYGYRGSTFEQTYRCYPASFIDKPQLESGDKIIMPPSALDRLASLHIEYPMLFEVRNTAAERTSHCGVLEFIAEEGMIYMPYWMMQNLLLQEGDMVFIKNANLPKGTYVKLQPHTTDFLDISNPKAILEKTLRNYSCLTTGDSIMVAYNNKKYYIDIVETKPSSAISIIETDCEVDFAPPLDYKEPERPKPTAPPSSDPAAEAQVEEEPKFSPFTGPGRRLDGKPAKDLDASSSSPAKRQANATNSVQPSAASTSQSTVPRKTTGKLVFGSGGSQSSKGTEKVPEKDAKEEAKKEEPKFSAFTGKKYSLKG; via the exons ATGAATATG TATTTTGAAGGCTATGGTTACCGTGGAAGTACTTTTGAACAGACCTATCGCTGCTACCCTGCATCTTTTATTGACAAG CCACAGCTTGAATCTGGTGACAAAA TTATCATGCCACCTTCGGCACTTGATCGTCTCG CGTCTCTGCATATCGAGTACCCTATGCTATTTGAAGTCCGCAACACAGCAGCAGAACGTACTTCACACTGTGGTGTCctagagttcattgcagaagaaggCATGATCTACATGCCATACTGG ATGATGCAAAATCTTCTTCTGCAAGAAGGAGATATGGTGTTTATAAAAAATGCCAACCTCCCAAAGGGCACATATGTGAAGCTGCAGCCTCATACAACTGACTTCTTAGATATTTCAAATCCCAAAGCAAT CTTGGAAAAAACTTTGCGGAACTACTCTTGTCTAACCACTGGTGACAGCATTATGGTGGCGTATAATAACAAGAAGTACTACATTGATATAGTTGAAACAAAGCCTTCCAGTGCTATAAGTATAATTGAGACTGATTGTGAGGTTGACTTTGCCCCACCACTTGACTACAAAGAACCTGAGCGACCAAAACCTACTGCTCCTCCCAGTTCTGATCCTGCTGCAG AGGCTCAAGTTGAGGAGGAACCAAAGTTCAGCCCCTTCACTGGTCCTGGAAGGCGCTTGGATGGGAAGCCTGCTAAAGATCTGGATGCGTCATCCTCCTCGCCTGCAAAGCGACAAGCTAATGCAACCAACAGTGTTCAGCCCTCAGCAGCTTCCACATCACAGAGCACGGTGCCACGTAAAACCACGGGAAAGCTTGTCTTTGGCTCTGGTGGAAGCCAGTCATCAAAAGGAACAGAAAAG GTGCCCGAGAAGGATGCAAAGGAGGAGGCGAAGAAAGAAGAGCCGAAATTTTCAGCCTTCACGGGAAAGAAGTACTCCTTGAAGGGTTGA